TGCTGCACCAGCTGGGCAACCACGGCCCGGCCTACTTCGAGCGCTACCCGGCCGCCTTCGCCCGCTTCAAGCCGACCTGCGATACGCGTGACATCGGCCGCTGCTCGCGCGAGGAGATCACCAACAGCTACGACAATGCGGTGCTCTACACCGACCACTTCCTGAGCAGGACGATCGGCACGCTGCAGGGTCTGCAGGATTACGACACCGCGATGATCTACCTGTCCGACCATGGCGAATCGCTGGGTGAGAAGGGTCTGTACCTGCATGGCGTACCGTATGCGATCGCCCCGGCCGAGCAGACGCGCGTGCCGATGACGATGTGGTTCTCGCCGGGCTTTGCGCAAAGCCGCGGGCTGGACCTGCAGTGTGTGCGCAGGCGTTCGGCGGCGTACACCGACCACGACAACCTGTTCCCGTCGGTGCTGGGGCTGATGCAGGTGAAGACCGCGCTGTACGAGCGCGACCGGGATCTGTTCGCCGGCTGCGAGAGCTGAGGGATCTTGTTGGGCAGGGCTTGCAGCCCTGCACCTGCGGCACAGCCCCCGGTAGTGCCGGCCGCTGGCCGGCAACATCAAAGTCAGAAGCGGGATATCCGTGGGTTGGCGGGGTGGGTCCGGTCGAGGGGGACGCCGTAAATACGTCCCTGTAGGCTCGGTCGCCGCATCCATGCGGCTCACGCCCCCTCAACCGGACCCACCCCGCCTTCGACAGTCTCCTGCGATCTGTCGGAATGGCGTTCTGCTCTGGTAGGTGTCGACCTAGGTCGACACCTACCAACAGCGGAGCGAACCTGTCGAAGGCGCGGGTGCAGGGCTGCAAGCCCTGCCGAACCTTTGCCACTTGCGGTGGCAACGACTGCCCACTAGCCTTCGGCCGTCGTTCACCACCCAAGGACCGCCCGTGACTCACCGCCATCTCCTGCTGGCCTCGGCTATCGCAGCCGCCACGCTGGCCCTGGTCGCCTGCAAGAAGGAACCTTCGCCCGGCACCGAGGCCGCCACCGCCAGCGCCCCTGCCGGCGAGACCGCCGACCAGTTCGTCGCCCGCATCAACGCCGAATTCAAGGCCGCCTACCCGGAGATGACCTCGGCCCAGTGGCTGTCCTCCACCTACATCAACAGCGATTCCGAGCGGATCGCCGCCAAGGCCAACGAGCGTTCGCTGACCCAGCTCAACAGCTGGATCGAGCAGGCCGCGAAGTTCGAGGGCCAGCCGATGAGCGAGGACAGCAAGCGCGCCATCCACCTGCTGAAGCTGATGTCCTCGATGCCCGCACCGCGTGATGCGGCCAAGCTGGCCCAGCTGACCCAGATCGCCACCCGCATGGAAGGCAGCTACGGCGCAGGCAAGTACTGCACCGATGCCAACGATCCCAACTCCTGCCGCCAGCTGGGCGAGCTGGAACAGGTGCTGGCACGCAGCCGCGACTACGACAAGCAGCTCGATGCCTGGCAGGGCTGGCACAGCACCACCAAGAGCATGCGCGGCGACTACCAGCAGTTCGTCAGCCTGGTCAATGAAGGCGCCAAGGGCATGGGCTTCACCGATGCCGGGCAGATGTGGCGCAGCGGTTACGACATGCCGCCGGAGCAGATCGGGCCGGAAACCGACCGGCTGTGGGAACAGGTCAAGCCGATGTACGAGCAGCTGCACTGCTACGCACGCGGCAAGCTGGACACGACCTACGGCAAGGACAAGGCCGAAGTGGGCAACGGCCTGATCGCCGCGCACCTGCTGGGCAACATGTGGCAGCAGGACTGGTCCAACCTGTGGGACCAGCTGGAACCATACCCCGGTGCCGGCAGCCTGGACATCACGGCGGCGCTGGAAAAGCAGTACCAGTCCAACCTGAGCGCGGCGCTGGACAAGGCCGGCAGGGATGCCGGCGTGACCGCCCGATACAAGGCGCAGCGCGAGGCCGAACTGCGCACCGCCAAGCAGATGACCGAGCGCGCGCAGGACTTCTACGTGTCGCTGGGCATGCCCTCGCTGCCGCAGACGTACTGGGAACGCACCCAGTTCATCAAGCCCGATGACCGCGACGTGGTCTGCCACGCCAGTGCCTGGGACATGAACATGGAAGGCGACGTGCGCACCAAGATGTGCATCAAGCCGAACGAAGAGAACTTCACCACCATCTACCACGAGCTGGGCCACCTGTATTACGACCTGGCCTACAACCCGCTGCCGCCGCTGTTCCAGAGCGGTGCCAACGATGGCTTCCACGAAGCGATCGGCGACACCATCGTGCTGGCGATGACGCCCAAGTACCTCAGTTCGATCGGCCTGGTGGATGCGCCGACCGAAAGCCGCGAGGCGGTCATCAACAACCAGATGCGCATGGCCCTGTCGGGCGTCTCGTTCCTGCCGTTCGGGCTGATGATCGACCGCTGGCGCTGGGGTGTGTTCGATGGCTCGATCACCCCGGACAACTACAACAAGGCCTGGTGGGATCTGAAGGCCAAGTACCAGGGCGTGGCCCCGGCCAGCACCCGCGGCGAGGAATTCTTCGATCCGGGCGCGAAATACCATGTGCCGGGCAACACCCCGTACACCCGCTACTTCCTGGCGCGCATCCTGCAGTTCCAGTTCTACAAGGGCCTGTGCGATGCCGCCGGCTACAAGGGGCCGCTGCATGAGTGCACCTTCTACGGGAACAAGGTAGCCGGCCAGAAGTACTGGGCGATGCTGAGCAAGGGTGCCAGCCAGCCGTGGCAGGCCACGCTGAAGGAACTGACCGGCAGCGACAAGCTCGATGCGGGCCCGATGATCGAGTACTTCAGCCCGGTCAACGAATGGCTGAAGCAGCAGAACCAGGGCCAGATGTGCGGCTGGCAGGCCAGCGCGGCACCGGCAGCGAAATGAGAAAAGGGGTGGATCCGCGAGGATCCGCCCCTTTCGGTAGTTCCGGCCGCTGGCCGGCAATGGGTTGCCGGCCAGCGGCCGGCACTACCTCATGACGTCAACTGTTCTTCTTCGCCGCCATCGCGGCGGCCAGCTCGGCCTTGTATTCCTCGAAGGTCTGGCCCTTCTCCCTGGCCTCGGCCTGCGCAGCATCGCGCAGCGCGTCGGAGTACATCAGGCGCACCGGCGTGCCGTTGCGCTCGTGCAGTTCACCGGCCTGCATGATCAGCGCCAGCACCTGCGCGGCGCTCTCGCTGTGCCCGGCGATGCGGCCATCCATGCCCAGCACCCACTCGCCATCGCGGCGCACGACACCGGCCAGCAGCGTGCGCTGCGCATCGCGCAGTTCGGCATGCGGCTCCACCGGCGAAGCCTGGGCAGCGGCCTTGTTGGCAGCCTTCTCTTCCTGGCGGCGGCGCTGGTCGCGGCGGGTCTTGGAGGTGGTGGACATGGGGGCGGCATCGCTACGGGGGGGCGCAAGGATAGCGCACCCCGGCCGCGGTGCCGCTTCACGGGGCGCCCGCCACCGCTCCCGCGGCCGGTCAGCGGCCCGTGGCCACGGCCTGCAGGGCGCGCTCGCGGCGGTGTTCCCAGTACCAGAATACGAACCCGGCGGCGAAGAAGCCGGCCTGGCCCAGCGCCAGATGCAGCGGGGTGCCGCTCAGCAGCGGGGAGACCAGGCCGGCCACCACGGTGCTGATCATCAGCTGGATGAACGCCTGCAGCGAGGACGCCAGGCCGCGCTGGTGCGGGTACATGTCCAGCACGGCCAGGGCCAGGATCGGGAAGATCAGCGCCATGCCCATGCCGCCCAGGAAGATCGGCAGCACCGCCCACGGCAGGGCGAACTGCGGCGCCAGTGCCACGTAGCCCACGTTGAGCAGCACCGACACCGCGCACAGGGTGAAGCCGATGGCGATCTGGCGGGTGGGCGCGGTGCGCCCGGCCATGCGACCGGACAGGAACGAGCCTGCCGTCATGCCACCGATGGTGGGAATGAACAGCCAGGCGAAACCGCCCTCACCGAGGTGCAGGTGCTGCATCACGAACACGGGCGCCGAGGCGATGTACAGGAAGATGCCGCCGAAATTGATGCTGCCGGCCAGCGCCAGGCGCAGGAAACGCGGATTGAAGCCGATGCGCACGTAATCGCGCAGCAGCCCACGCGGCGACAGCGGCATGCGCGCTTCCACCGGATGGGTTTCGGGCATGAAGCGTGCGGTGCAGACCAGCAGCAGCAGCGAGAACGCCACCAGGAACCAGAAAATCAGCGGCCAGCCGGCGCCGCTGAGCAGGATCCAGCCACCGATGATCGGCGCAATGGCCGGGGCGATGCCGAACAGCATCGACACCTGGCTCATCAGCCGCTGCGCGTCGTGGCCGTGGTAGAGATCGCGGATGACCGCACGGCCGACGATCATGCCGACGCCGGCCGACAGGCCCTGCAGCGCGCGGAACACCAGCAGCGTGGTCAGGTCGGTGGACAGTGCGCAGCCGACGGAGGCACCGATGAACACCACCAGGCCGGCGAGGATCACCCGCTTGCGGCCCCAGGCATCGGACAGCGGCCCGTGCGCCAGGCTCATCAGCGCGTAGAACAGCAGGTAGACGCTGATGGTCTGCTGCACGGCCACTTCATCCACTGCCAGGCGCTGGGCCAGCTGCGGGAAGGCCGGGAAGATGGTGTCGATCGAGAACGGGCCGAACATCGCCAGGCCTGCCAGCAGCAGGGCCATGCGTCGGGTGGAAGGGGCAACAGCGGCGGTCATCGGCAAAGCGTCCGGCAGGGCCATGCGCGGCACGCACGGCGGGCGCCGATCCCCTGCAGCAGGGACGGCGCCAGATGAATACGAGAGTCCGGCCATGATAGGCCGCCAATGCAGCCGATGCCATCGACCACTGCACCGAACGCATGCCCGGGCCATCGGCCGTTCAGGCGGGCCGGTGCCCTGCCCGGCTTTCCGGGCCGCGTTCAGCCATGGCAACCGGCTATAATGGGCAGGCAACATGGTGGGAGAAGCGGAACACCGCTGCCGAAGGCGCAACGCCCGTAATCGCTCAGGCCCGATACCACCCGTAACAGAACTCTGGAGAGACCGGTTCGATCCGGCGCCGAAGGGGCACGAAGCTGCGGTTTGCCGCGCTTTTAAACTCTCAGGCAAAAGGACAGAGGGGCGCCCCGCAGACCGCCAGCCGGCGGCTTTGTGCCCGTGCGTGTGCCCTTTCCTGACGGATCCTTCGCCATGTCCCAGAACACCCCCTCCCTGCGCGAGCTCGAGCACCATTCGGCGTTCGTCGAGCGCCACATCGGCCCCAACGATGCCGAGATCGCGCAGATGCTCGACGTCGTCGGCCATGCGTCGCTGGATGCGATGACCGATGCCATCGTGCCGGCCAGGATCAAGTCGCCCGCACCGCTGGCGCTGCCGGAATCGATGACCGAAGTGCAGGCGCTGGCGAAGATCCGCGCGATCGCCGACAAGAACACCGTGCTGCGCAGCTTCATCGGCCAGGGCTACTACGGTACGCACACGCCGAACGTCATCCTGCGCAACATCCTGGAAAACCCGGCCTGGTACACCGCCTACACCCCGTACCAGGCGGAGATCTCGCAGGGCCGCATGGAAGCGCTGATCAACTTCCAGACCCTGTGTGCCGACCTGACCGGCATGGAAATCGCCAACGCCTCGCTGCTGGACGAAGCCACCGCCGCCGCTGAAGCGATGACCCTGGCCAAGCGTTCGGCCAAGTCGAAGTCGGACACCTTCTTCGTGCACGACGCCGTGCACCCGCAGACGCTGGAACTGCTGCGCACCCGCGCCGAGCCGATGGGCATCGTGCTGCGCGTGGGCACCCCGGCCGAAGCGCTGGAAGCGGAGGCCTTCGGCCTGCTGCTGCAGTACCCGGACACCTTCGGCCAGGTGGGCGACTACAAGGCCCTGGTCGATGCCGTGCACGCACGCGGCGGCCTGGTGGCCGTGGCCACCGACCTGCTGGCCCTGACCCTGCTGGCCGCCCCCGGCGAATGGGGCGCGGACATCGTGGTCGGCAACAGCCAGCGCTTCGGCGTGCCGTTCGGTTTCGGCGGCCCGCACGCAGCGTTCATGGCCTGCCGTGACGCCTACAAGCGCTCGATGCCGGGCCGCCTGATCGGCGTGTCCATCGACGCCGAAGGCAAGCCGGCCTACCGCCTGACCCTGCAGACCCGCGAGCAGCACATCCGCCGCGAGAAGGCCACCTCCAACATCTGCACCGCGCAGGTGCTGCTGGCGGTGATGGCCTCGATGTACGCCGTCTACCACGGTCCGGAAGGCCTGGCCCGCATCGCGCGCCGTACCCACCGCCTGGCCTCGATCCTGGCCGCATCGCTGCGCAGCGCCGGCGTGCAGGTCGGTGGCGACTTCTTCGACACCCTGCACATCACCGGCGTGCACGCCGATGAGGTCCACGCCAAGGCCCGCGCGGCCGGCTACAACCTGCGCGCGATCGACAGCGATTCGGTGGGCATCAGCCTGGACGAGACCGCCACCCGCGCCGACATCGTCGCCCTCGCCGCCGTGTTCGGTGCACAGGCCGATGTGGACGCACTGGATGCCAGCACCGCCGACGAACTGCCGGCCGGCCTGCTGCGCCAGTCCGCGTTCCTCACCCACCCGGTGTTCAACACCCACCACAGCGAGCACGAACTGCTGCGCTACCTGCGTTCGCTGGCCGACAAGGACCTGGCGATGGACCGCACGATGATCCCGCTGGGCTCGTGCACCATGAAGCTCAACGCCACCGCCGAGATGATCCCGGTGACCTGGCCGGAGTTCTCGCAGATCCATCCGCTGGTGCCGGCTGACCAGGCGCTGGGCTACAAGGAACTGATCGAGTCGCTGGAAGCGATGCTGGTCGAGTGCACCGGCTACGACGCGGTGAGCCTGCAGCCGAACTCCGGCGCGCAGGGCGAATACGCCGGCCTGCTGGCAATCCGCGCCTACCACCGCTCGCGCGGTGAGGGCCACCGTGATATCTGCCTGATTCCGGATTCGGCGCACGGCACCAACCCGGCCTCGGCGCAGATGTGCGGCATGAAGGTCGTGGTGACCAAGACCGACGCCAACGGCAACGTCGATGTCGAAGACATCCGCGTCAACGCCGAGAAGTACAGCGACCGCCTGGCCGCGATCATGATCACCTACCCGTCCACGCACGGCGTGTTCGAGGAAGAGGTGGTCGAGATCTGCGAGATCATCCACCAGCATGGCGGCCAGGTGTACACCGACGGCGCCAACATGAACGCCCTGGTGGGCGTGGCCAAGCCGGGCAAGTGGGGTTCGGACGTTTCGCACCTGAACCTGCACAAGACCTTCTGCATTCCGCACGGCGGCGGCGGCCCGGGCGTCGGCCCGTGCGCGGTGAAGGAACACCTGGCACCGTTCCTGCCGGGCAAGCTGGGCGACAACGGCCCGGTCGGCATGGTCAGCGCCGCCAGCTTTGGCAGCGCCTCGATCCTGCCGATCAGCTGGATGTACATCGCCATGATGGGCAGCGAAGGCCTGCGCAAGGCCACCCAGGTGGCCCAGCTCAACGCCAACTACATCGCCAAGCGCCTGGCCCCGCACTTCAGGACCCTGTATACCGGCCGCAACGGCCTGGTGGCGCATGAGTGCATCCTCGACGTGCGCCCGCTGGAGAAGACCAGCGGCATCGGTGCCGAGGACGTGGCCAAGCGCCTGATCGACTTCGGCTTCCATGCCCCGACGCTGAGCTTCCCGGTGGCCGGTACGCTGATGGTCGAGCCGACCGAAAGCGAATCGCTGCACGAACTGGACCGCTTCATCGACGCGATGATCCAGATCCGCGAGGAAATCCGCGCGATCGAAGACGGCCGACTGGACCGCGAGGACAACCCGCTGAAGAACGCGCCGCACACCGCGACCGCCGTGACCGCCAGCGAGTGGACCCACGCCTACCCGCGCGAACTGGCGGCCTTCCCGCTGCCCAGCCTGAAGCTGCAGAAGTACTGGCCGCCGGTGGCCCGCGTCGACAACGTGTACGGCGACAAGAACGTGATGTGCGCCT
Above is a genomic segment from Stenotrophomonas sp. ESTM1D_MKCIP4_1 containing:
- a CDS encoding M2 family metallopeptidase, with the translated sequence MTHRHLLLASAIAAATLALVACKKEPSPGTEAATASAPAGETADQFVARINAEFKAAYPEMTSAQWLSSTYINSDSERIAAKANERSLTQLNSWIEQAAKFEGQPMSEDSKRAIHLLKLMSSMPAPRDAAKLAQLTQIATRMEGSYGAGKYCTDANDPNSCRQLGELEQVLARSRDYDKQLDAWQGWHSTTKSMRGDYQQFVSLVNEGAKGMGFTDAGQMWRSGYDMPPEQIGPETDRLWEQVKPMYEQLHCYARGKLDTTYGKDKAEVGNGLIAAHLLGNMWQQDWSNLWDQLEPYPGAGSLDITAALEKQYQSNLSAALDKAGRDAGVTARYKAQREAELRTAKQMTERAQDFYVSLGMPSLPQTYWERTQFIKPDDRDVVCHASAWDMNMEGDVRTKMCIKPNEENFTTIYHELGHLYYDLAYNPLPPLFQSGANDGFHEAIGDTIVLAMTPKYLSSIGLVDAPTESREAVINNQMRMALSGVSFLPFGLMIDRWRWGVFDGSITPDNYNKAWWDLKAKYQGVAPASTRGEEFFDPGAKYHVPGNTPYTRYFLARILQFQFYKGLCDAAGYKGPLHECTFYGNKVAGQKYWAMLSKGASQPWQATLKELTGSDKLDAGPMIEYFSPVNEWLKQQNQGQMCGWQASAAPAAK
- the gcvP gene encoding aminomethyl-transferring glycine dehydrogenase, translating into MSQNTPSLRELEHHSAFVERHIGPNDAEIAQMLDVVGHASLDAMTDAIVPARIKSPAPLALPESMTEVQALAKIRAIADKNTVLRSFIGQGYYGTHTPNVILRNILENPAWYTAYTPYQAEISQGRMEALINFQTLCADLTGMEIANASLLDEATAAAEAMTLAKRSAKSKSDTFFVHDAVHPQTLELLRTRAEPMGIVLRVGTPAEALEAEAFGLLLQYPDTFGQVGDYKALVDAVHARGGLVAVATDLLALTLLAAPGEWGADIVVGNSQRFGVPFGFGGPHAAFMACRDAYKRSMPGRLIGVSIDAEGKPAYRLTLQTREQHIRREKATSNICTAQVLLAVMASMYAVYHGPEGLARIARRTHRLASILAASLRSAGVQVGGDFFDTLHITGVHADEVHAKARAAGYNLRAIDSDSVGISLDETATRADIVALAAVFGAQADVDALDASTADELPAGLLRQSAFLTHPVFNTHHSEHELLRYLRSLADKDLAMDRTMIPLGSCTMKLNATAEMIPVTWPEFSQIHPLVPADQALGYKELIESLEAMLVECTGYDAVSLQPNSGAQGEYAGLLAIRAYHRSRGEGHRDICLIPDSAHGTNPASAQMCGMKVVVTKTDANGNVDVEDIRVNAEKYSDRLAAIMITYPSTHGVFEEEVVEICEIIHQHGGQVYTDGANMNALVGVAKPGKWGSDVSHLNLHKTFCIPHGGGGPGVGPCAVKEHLAPFLPGKLGDNGPVGMVSAASFGSASILPISWMYIAMMGSEGLRKATQVAQLNANYIAKRLAPHFRTLYTGRNGLVAHECILDVRPLEKTSGIGAEDVAKRLIDFGFHAPTLSFPVAGTLMVEPTESESLHELDRFIDAMIQIREEIRAIEDGRLDREDNPLKNAPHTATAVTASEWTHAYPRELAAFPLPSLKLQKYWPPVARVDNVYGDKNVMCACIPVDAYKDDEVEA
- a CDS encoding multidrug effflux MFS transporter is translated as MTAAVAPSTRRMALLLAGLAMFGPFSIDTIFPAFPQLAQRLAVDEVAVQQTISVYLLFYALMSLAHGPLSDAWGRKRVILAGLVVFIGASVGCALSTDLTTLLVFRALQGLSAGVGMIVGRAVIRDLYHGHDAQRLMSQVSMLFGIAPAIAPIIGGWILLSGAGWPLIFWFLVAFSLLLLVCTARFMPETHPVEARMPLSPRGLLRDYVRIGFNPRFLRLALAGSINFGGIFLYIASAPVFVMQHLHLGEGGFAWLFIPTIGGMTAGSFLSGRMAGRTAPTRQIAIGFTLCAVSVLLNVGYVALAPQFALPWAVLPIFLGGMGMALIFPILALAVLDMYPHQRGLASSLQAFIQLMISTVVAGLVSPLLSGTPLHLALGQAGFFAAGFVFWYWEHRRERALQAVATGR